A window of the Phragmites australis chromosome 20, lpPhrAust1.1, whole genome shotgun sequence genome harbors these coding sequences:
- the LOC133901820 gene encoding type IV inositol polyphosphate 5-phosphatase 9-like isoform X1: MLLLNREAISSLSLLQHGREQKDHPARLATSKLLHCQQLHGHRVVSEVSRVMDETLGKRPLNDQKDTFIYRVFASTWNVGGIAPSDDLGLEDWLGTRANSFDIYVLGFQEIVPLNARNVLGPRNSCISTKWNSLIGEALNKRKRKVGAELHQATTNTSAMESSAQVEGFRCIRSKQMVGIFTSVWVRSNLRPFIHHLDVSCIGSGIMGCLGNKGSVSIRFVLHETSLCFVCCHLASGGKEGDVLLRNSDVADILARTRFSGGATQELPEKILDHDQVVLLGDLNYRISLEEAETWSLVKAKNWAILLEKDQLLFEFSRGRHFEGWQEGLITFSPTYKYLPNSDQYYWCFEGARGEKKRVPAWCDRILWRGRGLKQVHYETCSYRLSDHRPVRAIFHAECHISGDAELV, encoded by the exons ATGCTACTATTAAATAGGGAGGCGATCTCTTCCTTGTCTCTACTACAACATGGGAGAGAACAGAAAG ATCATCCTGCCAGGCTAGCAACGAGCAAGCTACTGCACTGCCAACAGCTTCATGGTCACAGAGTTGTCTCTGAGGTTTCAAGAGTAATGGATGAAACCTTGGGAAAGAGACCCTTGAATGACCAGAAGGATACATTCATATACAG GGTGTTTGCAAGTACGTGGAATGTTGGTGGCATCGCACCGTCTGATGATCTTGGCTTGGAGGATTGGTTGGGTACAAGAGCCAACTCCTTCGACATCTATGTTCTAGG GTTCCAAGAGATAGTGCCACTGAACGCAAGAAATGTGCTTGGTCCTAGAAATAGCTGTATATCTACGAAGTGGAACTCACTAATTGGGGAGGCACTcaacaaaaggaaaagaaaagtagGGGCAGAGTTGCACCAAGCAACTACTAACACAAGTGCAATGGAGAGCTCTGCGCAGGTGGAGGGCTTCAGATGCATCAGGAGCAAGCAGATGGTCGGCATCTTTACCTCGGTATGGGTGAGGAGCAACCTCAGGCCATTCATTCACCATCTGGATGTGTCATGCATTGGTTCGGGTATCATGGGCTGCCTAGGGAACAAG GGTTCCGTTTCGATTCGGTTCGTGTTGCATGAGACAAGCCTTTGCTTCGTTTGCTGTCACCTGGCTTCAGGTGGCAAAGAAGGAGATGTGCTGTTGAGGAACTCGGATGTCGCTGATATACTTGCAAGGACGAGGTTCTCTGGTGGTGCAACGCAGGAATTGCCAGAGAAAATCCTTGATCACGA TCAAGTAGTTTTGCTCGGTGACTTGAACTATAGGATATCCTTGGAAGAGGCCGAGACGTGGTCGCTGGTGAAAGCCAAGAACTGGGCCATCTTGTTAGAAAAAGATcag CTGTTGTTCGAGTTCTCAAGAGGGCGGCATTTCGAGGGATGGCAAGAAGGCTTGATCACATTCTCTCCCACCTACAAGTACCTCCCGAACTCCGATCAGTACTACTGGTGCTTCGAGGGCGCGCGGGGCGAGAAGAAGCGTGTACCGGCATG GTGTGATCGCATTCTGTGGCGTGGAAGGGGCCTGAAGCAAGTCCACTATGAGACGTGCAGCTACAGATTGTCCGACCACCGGCCGGTGAGAGCGATTTTCCATGCCGAATGTCATATCAGTGGGGATGCAGAACTAGTCTGA
- the LOC133901820 gene encoding type IV inositol polyphosphate 5-phosphatase 9-like isoform X3 codes for MDETLGKRPLNDQKDTFIYRVFASTWNVGGIAPSDDLGLEDWLGTRANSFDIYVLGFQEIVPLNARNVLGPRNSCISTKWNSLIGEALNKRKRKVGAELHQATTNTSAMESSAQVEGFRCIRSKQMVGIFTSVWVRSNLRPFIHHLDVSCIGSGIMGCLGNKGSVSIRFVLHETSLCFVCCHLASGGKEGDVLLRNSDVADILARTRFSGGATQELPEKILDHDQVVLLGDLNYRISLEEAETWSLVKAKNWAILLEKDQLLFEFSRGRHFEGWQEGLITFSPTYKYLPNSDQYYWCFEGARGEKKRVPAWCDRILWRGRGLKQVHYETCSYRLSDHRPVRAIFHAECHISGDAELV; via the exons ATGGATGAAACCTTGGGAAAGAGACCCTTGAATGACCAGAAGGATACATTCATATACAG GGTGTTTGCAAGTACGTGGAATGTTGGTGGCATCGCACCGTCTGATGATCTTGGCTTGGAGGATTGGTTGGGTACAAGAGCCAACTCCTTCGACATCTATGTTCTAGG GTTCCAAGAGATAGTGCCACTGAACGCAAGAAATGTGCTTGGTCCTAGAAATAGCTGTATATCTACGAAGTGGAACTCACTAATTGGGGAGGCACTcaacaaaaggaaaagaaaagtagGGGCAGAGTTGCACCAAGCAACTACTAACACAAGTGCAATGGAGAGCTCTGCGCAGGTGGAGGGCTTCAGATGCATCAGGAGCAAGCAGATGGTCGGCATCTTTACCTCGGTATGGGTGAGGAGCAACCTCAGGCCATTCATTCACCATCTGGATGTGTCATGCATTGGTTCGGGTATCATGGGCTGCCTAGGGAACAAG GGTTCCGTTTCGATTCGGTTCGTGTTGCATGAGACAAGCCTTTGCTTCGTTTGCTGTCACCTGGCTTCAGGTGGCAAAGAAGGAGATGTGCTGTTGAGGAACTCGGATGTCGCTGATATACTTGCAAGGACGAGGTTCTCTGGTGGTGCAACGCAGGAATTGCCAGAGAAAATCCTTGATCACGA TCAAGTAGTTTTGCTCGGTGACTTGAACTATAGGATATCCTTGGAAGAGGCCGAGACGTGGTCGCTGGTGAAAGCCAAGAACTGGGCCATCTTGTTAGAAAAAGATcag CTGTTGTTCGAGTTCTCAAGAGGGCGGCATTTCGAGGGATGGCAAGAAGGCTTGATCACATTCTCTCCCACCTACAAGTACCTCCCGAACTCCGATCAGTACTACTGGTGCTTCGAGGGCGCGCGGGGCGAGAAGAAGCGTGTACCGGCATG GTGTGATCGCATTCTGTGGCGTGGAAGGGGCCTGAAGCAAGTCCACTATGAGACGTGCAGCTACAGATTGTCCGACCACCGGCCGGTGAGAGCGATTTTCCATGCCGAATGTCATATCAGTGGGGATGCAGAACTAGTCTGA
- the LOC133901820 gene encoding type IV inositol polyphosphate 5-phosphatase 9-like isoform X2: protein MLLLNREAISSLSLLQHGREQKDHPARLATSKLLHCQQLHGHRVVSEVSRVMDETLGKRPLNDQKDTFIYRVFASTWNVGGIAPSDDLGLEDWLGTRANSFDIYVLGFQEIVPLNARNVLGPRNSCISTKWNSLIGEALNKRKRKVGAELHQATTNTSAMESSAQVEGFRCIRSKQMVGIFTSVWVRSNLRPFIHHLDVSCIGSGIMGCLGNKGSVSIRFVLHETSLCFVCCHLASGGKEGDVLLRNSDVADILARTRFSGGATQELPEKILDHEISLEEAETWSLVKAKNWAILLEKDQLLFEFSRGRHFEGWQEGLITFSPTYKYLPNSDQYYWCFEGARGEKKRVPAWCDRILWRGRGLKQVHYETCSYRLSDHRPVRAIFHAECHISGDAELV from the exons ATGCTACTATTAAATAGGGAGGCGATCTCTTCCTTGTCTCTACTACAACATGGGAGAGAACAGAAAG ATCATCCTGCCAGGCTAGCAACGAGCAAGCTACTGCACTGCCAACAGCTTCATGGTCACAGAGTTGTCTCTGAGGTTTCAAGAGTAATGGATGAAACCTTGGGAAAGAGACCCTTGAATGACCAGAAGGATACATTCATATACAG GGTGTTTGCAAGTACGTGGAATGTTGGTGGCATCGCACCGTCTGATGATCTTGGCTTGGAGGATTGGTTGGGTACAAGAGCCAACTCCTTCGACATCTATGTTCTAGG GTTCCAAGAGATAGTGCCACTGAACGCAAGAAATGTGCTTGGTCCTAGAAATAGCTGTATATCTACGAAGTGGAACTCACTAATTGGGGAGGCACTcaacaaaaggaaaagaaaagtagGGGCAGAGTTGCACCAAGCAACTACTAACACAAGTGCAATGGAGAGCTCTGCGCAGGTGGAGGGCTTCAGATGCATCAGGAGCAAGCAGATGGTCGGCATCTTTACCTCGGTATGGGTGAGGAGCAACCTCAGGCCATTCATTCACCATCTGGATGTGTCATGCATTGGTTCGGGTATCATGGGCTGCCTAGGGAACAAG GGTTCCGTTTCGATTCGGTTCGTGTTGCATGAGACAAGCCTTTGCTTCGTTTGCTGTCACCTGGCTTCAGGTGGCAAAGAAGGAGATGTGCTGTTGAGGAACTCGGATGTCGCTGATATACTTGCAAGGACGAGGTTCTCTGGTGGTGCAACGCAGGAATTGCCAGAGAAAATCCTTGATCACGA GATATCCTTGGAAGAGGCCGAGACGTGGTCGCTGGTGAAAGCCAAGAACTGGGCCATCTTGTTAGAAAAAGATcag CTGTTGTTCGAGTTCTCAAGAGGGCGGCATTTCGAGGGATGGCAAGAAGGCTTGATCACATTCTCTCCCACCTACAAGTACCTCCCGAACTCCGATCAGTACTACTGGTGCTTCGAGGGCGCGCGGGGCGAGAAGAAGCGTGTACCGGCATG GTGTGATCGCATTCTGTGGCGTGGAAGGGGCCTGAAGCAAGTCCACTATGAGACGTGCAGCTACAGATTGTCCGACCACCGGCCGGTGAGAGCGATTTTCCATGCCGAATGTCATATCAGTGGGGATGCAGAACTAGTCTGA